The DNA sequence AAACACGGCGACAACGACGCAACGATGGTTATCTCCGCTGACCCCGGCGCCCACTTCCCCAAAGTCGCCATACAGAACATGATGAAGCATCCACTCATCACCATAAACCCCGACTGGAACGCGATTAGCAGGCTAGGCGACGTGGTGTTTCCGACGCAGTGGTGCGGCATCGAATACGAAGGCACCGCTTACCGCATGGACTCGGTTCCCATAACGCTCAAGAAAGTGGTTGAGCCACCCAAGGGCGTGTTAACCGACGAGCAACTCCTAAACCGCATACTTGAAGAGGTCCGCGCCATCAAAGTTAAACGTGGCGAAATGGTTGAACAGGCCGAAGTGAAGGTTGCGCATAAAGAGGCAACTGAGGCGCCGATGGTCTGCAAGGCTCCGGTTAAACCTAGAAAAGCAGTGAAAAAGAAGGTGGCGGCTTAATGACTGAGGTTTTAATCAAAAACGGCTTCGTCGTCGATCCTCTGCAGAAAATTAACTGTGAAAAGATGGATATAGCCATCAAAGACGGCAAAATCGTCTCGAAAGTCAGCGGCAAAGCCAAAGTAATCGATGCATCAGGCATGACGGTTATGGCTGGCGGCGTAGATATCCACAGTCACGTAGCCGGTGCAGAAGTTAACATGGGCCGAATGATTCGCCCCGAAGACCACTACAAAGATGTCGTGGCAAAAACCGCCATCACCCGCGCGGGCACAGGTTACTCTATTCCCTCCACCTTCGTCACCGGCTACCGCTACAGCACCATGGGTTACACCTCGGTCTTTAACGGCTCCATCGCCCCGCTTAAAGCCAAACACTGCCACGAAGAACTAAACGATATTCCATTGATGGACAAAGCTACCTATGTTCTGATGGGTGACTGGTGGTTTGTTCTGGAGAACCTCGCTAAAGGCGACATCGACGAATGCGCCCGCCTCGTAGCTTGGCTTATGCATGCCTCAAGGGGATACGCCATCAAAGTCGTTAACCCCGGCGGATTGGAATCCTGGGGTTTTGGCCGCAACGTGCACAGCATCGACGATCAGGTGCCAAACTTCTGTATCACGCCCCGAGAGATCATGCGTGGCTTAGTTAAAGTCAACAAGAAACTCAACCTGCCCCACACCATTCACCTGCACACTAACAACCTCGGAGTCCCCGGCAACTACCAAACCACCCTTGACACCATGGCGGCGCTGGAGGACCTCTCAACCGACGGCAAACCAGTTGCCCATATTACCCATGTTCAATTCGCCGCGTTTAAAGGGGAAAACTGGGGTAAATTCAAGTCTGGCGCGGAAGAAATCGCCCGGTACATGAACGGCCACACCCATATGACTCTAGATATGGGTCAAGTAACCTTCGCCGACACCACCACCATGACAGCTGACGGACCCTTCGAATTCAGCCTCTACGAACTCGGCGGACACAACAAGTGGGTTAACAGCGACGTGGAAACCGAAAGCAGCGGCGGCATCATTCCCTTCCACTACAAGAAGAAAAGCCCCGTTAACGCGCTACAGTGGAGCATAGGCTTAGAAATTGCTCTCCTCATAAAGGACCCCTGGAAAATCTTCATGACCACCGACCACCCCAACGGCGGACCCTTCTACGATTACCCCAAAGTGCTGGCTTGGCTATACAGCAAAAAAGCCCGCGAAGCCACCCTGGCAAAGTGCCACAAGAGCGCCCGCAAAAAGAGCCTGCTTCCCTCCATAGATCGGGAGATGTCTCTCTACGAGATCGCCATCATGACCCGCGCTGGCACAGCAAAAGCCTTGGGCTTACCTAACAAGGGTCACCTCGGCGTAGGCGCAGACGCGGACGTAGCGGTCTTTAATATTAACCCTGAAACCTTAGATATCGCAAAGAAATTCCGAACCGCACGCAAAGCCCTCACCGACGCAGCCTACACCCTCAAAGACGGCGTAATCGTCGCTAAAGCAGGCCAAGTCGTCGACAGCACTGTGCCGGGTAAAACCATTTGGCTTGATGTCCAAACCAAAGACCCCTGCAGAATCGATGATGACATGAAACGCAAATTCAAAGAGTACTGGACTATCGAGTACGAAAACTACCCCGTCACGGACCATTACGTTAAGGTTCCAGACAAATTAACCATAAAGGCAAGTGTTTAGACATGATAACCCTAACACCCCTCAAAGCATTCGACGTTCCCATCCAAGCCCCCTGCATTACACCCGACAACTTTGCAGGCAAAACACCCGCGGAAATCGCCAAGCTCCCCCTCACCGAAGGCAACCGAAACCTCACAGTCGGCGACCTCTTCAAAGTCGAAGAGTCACCTCAAGCCTCCCCAAACATCACCTTAAACGGCGACTTCAGCAAAG is a window from the Candidatus Bathyarchaeota archaeon genome containing:
- a CDS encoding formylmethanofuran dehydrogenase subunit A, whose translation is MTEVLIKNGFVVDPLQKINCEKMDIAIKDGKIVSKVSGKAKVIDASGMTVMAGGVDIHSHVAGAEVNMGRMIRPEDHYKDVVAKTAITRAGTGYSIPSTFVTGYRYSTMGYTSVFNGSIAPLKAKHCHEELNDIPLMDKATYVLMGDWWFVLENLAKGDIDECARLVAWLMHASRGYAIKVVNPGGLESWGFGRNVHSIDDQVPNFCITPREIMRGLVKVNKKLNLPHTIHLHTNNLGVPGNYQTTLDTMAALEDLSTDGKPVAHITHVQFAAFKGENWGKFKSGAEEIARYMNGHTHMTLDMGQVTFADTTTMTADGPFEFSLYELGGHNKWVNSDVETESSGGIIPFHYKKKSPVNALQWSIGLEIALLIKDPWKIFMTTDHPNGGPFYDYPKVLAWLYSKKAREATLAKCHKSARKKSLLPSIDREMSLYEIAIMTRAGTAKALGLPNKGHLGVGADADVAVFNINPETLDIAKKFRTARKALTDAAYTLKDGVIVAKAGQVVDSTVPGKTIWLDVQTKDPCRIDDDMKRKFKEYWTIEYENYPVTDHYVKVPDKLTIKASV